From Cystobacter ferrugineus, the proteins below share one genomic window:
- a CDS encoding FBP domain-containing protein, translated as MFLIDTEKEFLSAFRSRDRKFVEPPKGTQFPLFVRDYLAWVDPHGVRVFLVFAPPGGKRPTGIAFRRDQQGDKTLGLRVCDWCRSSGSADQIGLLTTDVDAKRRVGVNLCLDLRCNERLESTTNLAGRNALDENRQLLERMARFASEALGLDLGPKA; from the coding sequence ATGTTCCTCATCGATACAGAGAAAGAGTTCCTGAGCGCCTTCCGCTCGAGGGATCGCAAGTTCGTCGAACCGCCCAAGGGCACCCAGTTCCCCCTCTTCGTCCGCGACTACCTCGCGTGGGTGGATCCCCACGGGGTTCGCGTCTTCCTCGTGTTCGCCCCACCGGGAGGCAAGCGGCCCACGGGCATCGCCTTCCGCCGAGATCAGCAGGGGGACAAGACCCTGGGGCTCCGGGTGTGTGACTGGTGCCGCTCCTCCGGCTCGGCGGACCAGATCGGGCTGCTCACCACGGATGTCGACGCGAAGCGCCGGGTGGGCGTGAATCTCTGCCTGGATCTGCGCTGCAACGAGCGGCTCGAGTCGACGACGAATCTGGCCGGCCGGAATGCGCTCGATGAGAACCGGCAGCTCCTCGAGCGCATGGCCCGCTTCGCGAGTGAGGCGCTGGGCCTCGACCTCGGCCCGAAGGCGTGA
- a CDS encoding serine hydrolase domain-containing protein, translating into MRRRDVLAGAALLVTGLAPSRLHAREASERLSPLLARWGQDEHPDLHGVVVRVNGTVVAERHYHGADPQALHDIRSAGKSITSLLVGAALERGLLGALDAPIERGWPEARGSAVGRASLVDLLTMRSGLAANDEEPDSPGNEDRMDAASDPVAFLLGVPSVDKPGTRYVYNSLTSYAVGLLLERATGKSLLAFAREALFEPLGIQRVDWASDVAGHTKGQGNLSLTTSDFARIGQMLLDGGRWRKRRILPSNWLETSMRPHVPISAVDPYADSYGYFWYTKTHRLKGGAVTVRFASGNGGNKLYLVPSRRMVVAITSRAYGRGYGQRRSEEILTALLSA; encoded by the coding sequence ATGCGGCGTCGGGATGTCCTGGCTGGAGCGGCGCTCCTCGTGACGGGGCTTGCGCCATCGCGCCTTCACGCGCGTGAGGCTTCGGAGCGGTTGTCGCCGCTCCTCGCACGCTGGGGCCAGGACGAGCATCCCGACCTGCACGGTGTCGTCGTTCGCGTCAACGGGACCGTGGTGGCCGAACGGCACTATCACGGCGCGGACCCACAGGCGCTGCACGATATCCGGTCGGCCGGGAAGAGCATCACCTCGCTCCTGGTGGGTGCCGCGCTCGAGCGTGGACTCCTGGGCGCACTGGATGCGCCCATCGAACGCGGCTGGCCGGAGGCGCGTGGCAGCGCTGTCGGTCGGGCCTCGCTCGTGGACCTGCTGACCATGCGCTCCGGTCTGGCCGCGAACGACGAGGAGCCTGACTCGCCCGGCAATGAGGATCGGATGGATGCGGCGAGTGATCCGGTCGCCTTCCTGCTCGGCGTTCCCTCCGTCGACAAACCCGGCACACGCTACGTCTACAACTCGCTGACGTCCTATGCGGTCGGACTGTTGCTGGAACGCGCGACGGGGAAAAGCCTGCTGGCCTTCGCGCGCGAAGCGCTGTTCGAACCGCTGGGAATCCAACGCGTCGACTGGGCCAGCGACGTGGCCGGTCATACCAAGGGCCAGGGCAACCTGTCCTTGACCACCAGCGACTTTGCCCGGATCGGACAGATGCTCCTCGATGGTGGCCGATGGCGGAAGCGGCGGATCCTTCCCTCCAACTGGCTCGAGACCAGCATGCGGCCGCACGTCCCGATCAGCGCGGTCGATCCCTATGCCGACTCCTACGGCTATTTCTGGTACACGAAAACGCACCGGCTGAAGGGCGGGGCGGTGACGGTGCGGTTCGCGTCGGGCAATGGCGGCAACAAGCTCTATCTCGTCCCATCCCGGCGCATGGTCGTGGCGATCACCTCACGCGCCTACGGGCGCGGCTACGGACAACGCCGCTCCGAGGAGATCCTGACGGCACTCCTGTCCGCCTGA
- a CDS encoding cytochrome c peroxidase, which yields MVSNRFLASLASALAWGGLASCSNPAPDVDGARATNAQAMTEAQAPLGHVAAGKRLFSEAFPQSNGRSCATCHTLSEHTTLRPASVEARLAADPGDPLFHRIDADDPDAARPTYEHLKKGLVRVVLPLPSNMDVIDDAGNVITPADRKISVWRGVPTIEDLAISGPYQLDGRAATLEEQAQAAILSHSEGHEVGLAPLKQIADFERSVFSSPRARFVSELLKAGVPRDQIPSPEDFMLLTAQEQRGREVFELACAACHGGPTTNQITNRAVHAALSAALKPDGNILFTQVPGQGPVRVRVPRPGNEFVNIGFGSLSYLGQIGQLPLYTSSVELPRYRFRFYTDGTRQHAVTELPPIPVTASGEPFDPTPALDENGLPIVGPNGLPQWFTTDPGRALITGDPLDFEAFDVPPLRGIAGTAPYFHDNSHETLRDVVDGYSQLILPFTEGMNLPPVHPPETPGGLPEALSPKQKQDLLEFLKRL from the coding sequence ATGGTTTCCAATCGATTCCTCGCGAGTCTGGCCAGTGCGCTGGCATGGGGCGGACTCGCGAGTTGCTCGAACCCAGCTCCAGACGTGGATGGCGCGCGGGCCACCAACGCCCAGGCCATGACCGAAGCCCAGGCCCCCCTGGGTCATGTCGCCGCCGGCAAGCGTCTCTTCAGCGAGGCGTTTCCCCAGAGCAACGGGCGCTCCTGCGCCACGTGCCATACCCTGAGCGAACACACGACGCTGAGGCCCGCGAGCGTCGAGGCGAGACTGGCCGCCGACCCGGGGGATCCGCTCTTCCATCGCATCGACGCGGATGACCCCGACGCGGCACGGCCCACGTATGAGCATCTCAAGAAGGGGCTCGTCCGTGTGGTCCTGCCGCTCCCCAGCAATATGGATGTCATCGACGACGCGGGCAACGTCATCACCCCCGCCGACCGGAAGATCTCCGTCTGGCGTGGAGTGCCAACCATCGAGGACCTGGCCATCTCCGGGCCGTATCAGCTCGATGGCCGGGCGGCCACGCTGGAGGAGCAGGCACAGGCCGCGATCCTCAGTCACAGCGAGGGACACGAGGTGGGGCTCGCGCCGCTGAAGCAGATCGCCGACTTCGAGCGGAGTGTGTTCTCGTCCCCCCGGGCCCGGTTCGTCTCGGAGCTGCTCAAGGCCGGCGTCCCCCGCGACCAGATTCCCTCTCCCGAGGACTTCATGCTGCTCACCGCCCAGGAGCAGCGTGGCCGCGAGGTCTTCGAGCTGGCCTGCGCCGCATGTCATGGCGGCCCCACCACGAACCAGATCACGAACCGAGCCGTCCACGCGGCACTCTCCGCCGCGCTCAAGCCAGACGGCAACATCCTCTTCACCCAGGTGCCAGGTCAGGGGCCCGTTCGCGTGCGGGTACCTCGCCCGGGCAACGAGTTCGTGAACATCGGGTTCGGGTCGCTTTCCTATCTCGGGCAGATCGGACAGCTCCCGTTGTACACCTCCTCCGTGGAGCTGCCGCGCTACCGCTTCCGCTTCTATACGGACGGCACGCGCCAGCACGCCGTCACCGAACTTCCGCCCATCCCGGTCACGGCCAGTGGTGAGCCCTTCGATCCGACTCCGGCGCTCGACGAGAACGGACTGCCCATCGTCGGTCCCAACGGCCTGCCTCAGTGGTTCACCACGGATCCCGGCCGCGCGCTCATCACGGGCGATCCCTTGGATTTCGAGGCCTTCGACGTGCCGCCGCTTCGAGGCATCGCGGGGACGGCTCCGTATTTCCACGACAACAGCCACGAGACCCTGCGCGACGTCGTCGACGGCTACAGCCAGCTCATCCTGCCCTTCACCGAGGGGATGAACCTGCCGCCCGTCCACCCCCCCGAGACGCCCGGAGGTCTGCCCGAGGCACTCAGTCCCAAACAGAAGCAGGACCTGCTGGAGTTCTTGAAGCGGCTCTGA